The stretch of DNA CGTTCGAAACTCCAGAAGAATAATATTTTTAACTTTTATATAATTATGATAAAATGGGCGCTTTTCAGTGGGTCGGGATAGTTGGATATGTCTTGCCCAATTATTAATCGTATAGACCCTTTGTGTCCACCGCAGCGTCGGTACCGGAGCTCGGCAGGTATTTAGAAGAAACCGGGGATGCAGGTTAAGTCGTGTTCCTTAACTGATGCCCCAATGACTGCACTTATGGAGAAATTATTTTCTGTTTAAAGTAGAGTGCTAATAACATCATTGACCCCGAAGCTGTTATCATCCAAGGTGAACCCAAAAGCAATAAAGCAATGGAAAAAGTCGGATAAAAATATACAAGCGCAATCAAAGGAGTAATCAGTGCGTTAGCTAAAAAAAATCGTCTTGTCCACAGTTCAAGCCCTTTCTTTTCAAACACTGGCACTGCAAATAATGTTGCCAAGCCCATGAAAATATACCCTAATGCATCAATGTCCCAGAAAAGAGAATGTGGTGTTTGGTCAAGTATGCGAACCTCATCGAAAGCTCCTCGAAGAGTCATTGGGATTACAGTCGCCAATTGAACAATATAATTCAAAGTAACATACAATGCATACATAACGGTAAAAAGAAGGGCTGCGTGAGTCCAAATTTTCATATCGTCAGATACTGAATAGTGTAGCGCAAGCATGGCAAGGATAAATGGTATCGGGATTAAAAGAGAAAATCCATATATAAGAATTCCATCCAAAGGAAATTTAAAATAACCAACAAGTTGTAGAATTTGGGCAACATCAAATCCAACACTTGCTATAAAGGCTATGAGTGCCGAGTAAAAACCTAATTTTATGGTACTATTATTCATAATTATAAAGTGCTATTAACTTATTTATATTTCTTATCTTTCAAGAATTCAATATTTTAATCGAGTTACCCAATAGAGATTTCTATGAATTGGGCGGGAATTACCCATACTAAAAATCTATCTAATTTAAGGTATTTAAACATGCCTGTATTGTGCAAAAACACCCGGTAAAAAAAGGTTATTAAGCAAAAGATTTACGTACCTTTATGTAATTAAATATACTTTTCCAATCCCTGAAATAGACCCTCATCCTGCGATGTTTAACAACCCTTTTCATTCTACAATATCCTAACAGAATCGTAAAAATTAGCTTTTAATATAGTTTATAATAAAAAAACCACCAAGTACTCCCAAATAAAAAGTTAAATATATATATAGAATCATATTTATAATACTTATTGGGACATCCATGAGTAGGGTAACTAAAAGGGTAATTATTCCAAAGATTACAGTAATAAACGATACTTTTATTATGAAATTCTTTCCGTTAACAATCCTTTTAGCCACGTTTACCAACTCATAGCCTAATAAGCATAAAAAATATGCTTAATTTCGCAGACGGCTTGAAGATGACAAAGTGCCGACTAATGCAGAGGATGACCGTTCCAGAGAACGGTTGGGGAGTTTTAATTATTTTCAACAATATTCTTTACTCCCGTTCTCAATCTGGATTGATATCTATAAGTCAATCTAAATTTTCTTTAGTTTTTCAACGCCTGCTTTCTTCACATTGGGTTTATTGATCTTTGCAGGCATCCAGGATGGTTTATTTTTAGGTGCAGAAACAAGCACTTTCCATCCTTTAAATATATGGACTTTCTTCGTTCCTCTTTCCCTCAGCCTTATTTCGGCAGGATTTGATTTTGTTCCTTTGCTGCGGTTGGCTGCTTTCAATGCTGCTTGTCGTGGCTGACTTCCTGAAAATACTCCAGTCTCTTTACCGTTCTTTGCTCTTAAAACAAAACTTCTTGTTTCCATTATTTTCTTACTTCTTGTTTTCGCCATATTTTCATACCCTGACAACATTCCGTTGCC from Candidatus Methanoperedens sp. encodes:
- a CDS encoding non-histone chromosomal MC1 family protein, with the translated sequence MMETRSFVLRAKNGKETGVFSGSQPRQAALKAANRSKGTKSNPAEIRLRERGTKKVHIFKGWKVLVSAPKNKPSWMPAKINKPNVKKAGVEKLKKI